The DNA region tcgagctgacggagccctgtatgatcatcacttgtcctctcacTCAAGCAACATATAATCAAAgcggcttctgaacgagacgTGATTAGCCTcatggtatacaccgtatgaaccatacgttctgGAACAaagcacaactgtgatatctcaagtcaaaggatttatacactagtatgatttacaatatatcattgactacatattaatgcccatgtgattaTCGTTTAACgatcacgttcgataaacaatataatataataacttttgatCAATTCTCTAATCATCAAATGGTTATATTGTTTACCCATATGTATATACatcatgtctaatatcatccactgatatactgtggtgatataacacacacccactatgcaatactattgcccaaacagattgcctatgcagagaacaatttgatgacgtttattaaaactcatcggagacttttcacatgtcatatgtatgtaactaatatgaatgtaatatacaactacaacatagatataaaagtaaCGTAGAAAACATGTAAAGTATGACataactcttcttttattaataatgtatatacaaaatatacAACCCTTGAAACTAATAaaacgattggtttttaggaCATATTCTAAcaggagagacgaaaattgtcaattttttttttagataattcaCATTTGTcgcaaaaattttataacaaaatcatccacattcaggTCAATCTTGATTCAAAcccttatgttatgtgttttcttatttaacaattaaaaatcaaataatataaggtAGGTTCATATTTATGActttatgtgaaatataattttgttgtaatttcatattgttaaattatttaatattataatttcatcttgttatattatttaatattattataatattgtattgatagttaaaaaatacgaaaattcaGTTTTGGATAAAAACCAGATGAAAAACAAGTTGGTTAGTATTAATGGCAACCCCCTTGATCCCACATATCTTTAACACAGGAGGGTTGGTGGCGTTGACCCCTGACTTTTCGTCAACCTATTCTTTGCctggtttttatttataattgaattttcatattttttaacatcaatataacattataacaacattaaacaagataacaacatgaaatcataacattaaataacataacaacatgaaattacaacaaaattatattttacatgaaGTCGTAAACTTGAATCTAtcttacattatttgatttttaattgttaaacaagaaaacacataacatatagACTTGAATCAAGACTAACTTAAatgtaaatgattttatttacaACAAATGTGAATTCTCTaacaaaatttgacaattttcatGTCTCCCTCCTTTGTGTCCAAATTAAGccttttataatagttttttctCACGagttttattaatcaatcaCATATGTTttctctattaaatttttttttttttaatattgtagaGATTTCTTCATTTGTTGGAAGAgtgaggaaaaagagagagattactATTGTGGTTCTTTCTGTATGAGTTTTATTAATGAGAGTATTTaagaaaaatagattactattatgatatttttgtttaaggttTGAGATAGgtgacatatatatacaaacggtttaaaaaagggtaaaaaattcaatatctctttattttaacacttttaaagttaacaataaaaaataccTATTTTGGAAAGCAGAAACATAATTATTGAATGTTAATAACAATATGATACTGAAAACCATTTTCATATCAAGAGGACTATTATTTTCcccaaaaagttaaaaagaaaaacaatcaaGTATGATAAATGAAAGTAAAACTAAAgtgtgaaaaagaaataaaattttagttttttaataatattattaaaataataattttattcttaattataatcaaaaattttaataaaaattagtttatgggtaagatttaaaattttaaaaaattaatgaatgcGAGTTTAGAATTATACCATATTTTGTGCACAAAAAACTCTTTTGAGCTATTTTATTTTAGCACTTTTgagttaacaataaaaataccaGTTTTGGAAataagaaacataattattcaaaatgtTAACAACGATATGATACTGAAAACcattttcatatcaaaaagattattattttccccaaaaagttcaaaaaaaaaaaaaaaaaaaccaatcgAGTATGATCAATGAAGTGAGTAGATGAGAAAACAGGAAGCCCTCCTTTGGCactacaattattataaaatcgCTACAAATCAGAGAGAATGATGAAGACAGAACATAAGAAAAGTGATTTCAAAGGAACTtgttctaattaattaatttggacCAAACAGAAgggtattataaaaaatgaaattccaacatatttgatataataaattaattttgaagcggaaaatgaaattttataaaaaatgaaacccaaacatatttgatataatagttATAGATTTGATTATTGTGTCTCAGATatacttatttaataaaatgggATAAGAAcccaatcataaaaaattaaaaaatgagattttaaggTTTTGAATAAGGTCAATTTGAGAATAGTACAAAAATGTATACACTAGATACACCGAGGcttgaattcagtttgatttataaaattgagGTTCATAAATTGTGGCACCCTATGAGGAATTTATGTGAGTCctcaaaaaatatatgtttaaaagcAATATGACTcgaaattcaatttgagtttaactcaaacttaatttatttattcaaataaatttaatcattgaTTAGAACTCAattctatttaagtttaaatttgacttgcgtgatttaaactcaatcaaaaataattttgataaatttagggaatatatatatgaacttgggatttaatattaatggttgattatttttgattgatttttggattttgtttgaacggagatgatgaatttgaatttggtggctatttgttaaaaaactgatttttttttcatatttattttatttataaatttaaataagtaaaaaattactCTTGTGAGGGCAAAAGTGTTATTTTAATACGTTAAAGATGGTAACCTAATGGTAAAAATGGACAAATATGAAATTACCTTGTACTGGACCACATGTAATTTAGGTTATCTGTGGGCACCAATAGTTTTGGGCCCAAAAATGGacaacaaaattacaaatttaacatTCGACAGCAACGGCAAAGTCATGTCTCCTCTCGTCTCTTCCGATTGGTCctaaaattgaaagtgaaagtTCTCAAAGTGAAAGTGGCGGTGCCATCTTCAAATCCAACTCGTTCGGACTTCATAATGCACAATTTCTCCTCTCTCAGGTTTCGCCTTCTATTAATTAAAcgtaaaatatatttacatttcTTTATCAGTGCTGAgataagttaaaaattgaactgaattctgtttatttcattataaaaaagagaaataaaaccCATTTGGATACTCGGGGTCAGCTGTAAAAAGTTTAAGTTTTGATCGTTTTCAAGTAGAAGGATTATTCAGGTTACgcattttcattttgttcaGGTTTCAGCTCATTGTTGTGAACCCAAACCCCGTTTGTGATTGAATTGACAGAAATGTCTCTTCTTAGTAGATTCTTTTACAGAAGACCTCCTGATGGCTTGCTTGAATTTGTTGATAGAGTATATGGTTAGTGTTTGTTCCTATTGAGTTGAGTGGATTTTGATTTGGGTAGTGAATAATTTTgttagagtttatttttatatgtggattttcggtttttttttttttttttcagtttttgattCATGTTTTTCGACTGAAGTTCTACCAGTTGGAATGTATCACATATATCTTCATGAAATTATAACTGATTTGCATGAAGAGTTTCCTGATTCATCATTTCTTGCGTTTAATTTTCGTGAGGGTAAGAAGAGGAGTCAGTTTGCTGAAATTCTATGTGAATATGATGTTACTGTCATGGATTATCCGCGACAGTATGAGGGTTGCCCTCTCCTTCCAGTGTCTTTGATTCAACATTTCCTTAGAGTTTGCGAGAGTTGGCTTATGATGGGgaatcatcaaaatattattcttcTGCATTGTGAGAGAGGGGGTTGGCCGCTACTGGCATTTTTGCTTGCaagttttttgatttttggaaaGTTTCATAGTGGAGAGCATAGGACTCTTGAAATTGTTCATCGAGAGGCACCTAAAGGTTTCTTGCAGCTCTTGTCTCCTTTAAATCCACTTCCTTCACAGCTTCGTTATCTTCAGTATGTTGCCAGGAGAAATATTACTCCAGAGTGGCCACCTCCGGAGCGAGCACTTTCTTTGGATTGTGTTATTCTTCGAGCCATTCCAAACTTTGATGCACAAAATGGATGCAGGCCGCTTATTCGTGTTTTTGGTCGGAATCTCCACAGTATGGGTGGTCTTTCAACTCAAATGCTCTTCTCCATgggcaagaagaagaagacccTTCGTCATTACCACCAGGTGTGAGGTTTTCTGTTGTACTTGTATTTTTCTCCATTATTTGCATACTGGTGCTGACATGAATGTCTTCTTCTTTCAGGCAGACTGTGATGTGATTAAAATAGACATACAGTGTTTTGTGCAAGGAGATGTTGTATTAGAGTGTGTTCATTTGGACTTGGATCCTGAAAGGGAAGTCATGATGTTTCGAATAATGTTTAACACTGCATTTATCCGATCCAACATAATGATGCTTAACTCCGAAAACTTGGACATTCTTTGGGATTCAAAAGAGCAGTATCCAAAAGGTTTTCGTGCAGAGGTGAATAGACTTTGAAGCTTAACTATATATTGTGGATATATGGGAGAAGGGAAAGGCAAATGATGACAGTTTTTctacaaaaaaggaaaaaaaagaaaagcagtaTTATGTATTTATGGAAGTTTCTTCTCATTTCGCTCTTCTTTCCCAAGATTAAGGACACTAAGAATTTCAGCAAGATTCTAagactttgtttttttttcccctttatcCTTTCATCtaacaaaaataacttttcaaGTTCAGGTTTTGTTTGGGGAAGTTGATAGCATCTCCCCTCCAGAGGCTCCGACTACAATTTTAAATGGAGAGGAGAAAGGTGGACTGCCCATTGAAGCTTTCTCTAGGGTTCAAGAACTTTTCAGCGAGGTTGAGTGGGTTGATAGCAGTGATGATGCTGCCCTTTGGCTACTTAAACAACTATCTGACTTAAGTGATGCAAAAGAACTTTCAAGACAGCAAAATAGTGGAAGTTCATATACGTCACCTGTGGATTCTGAAGAAGAAAGCACTGCATCTTGCGTGGCTGAGGCTGATAGTTTGGATGAGGCATTTGATGTTTTTCCTAAGCCCATAGCAGATACGGAGAAATTACTGCCTTCAAATACTACTAATTTAGTTACCTTTACTTCTGAAAATGGTGGTGCACACAATAATATTGTTACTTCCGAACCTCTAGATCAAGTTTATGCAGAAACTATTTTATCTCCACTTCATCCACAATCAATAGTTCCTACTGATGGAATTTTACCTTGTTCCCCTCCATCACTATCTCTGTCTCCTCCCATTACCCACATATCGGACCCACAAACTCCCCCACTTTTTATATCTGAAGGAATTCCCGCACCACCGCTGCTGCCACCAGCACTACCATTTTCTAATGCCctcccaccaccaccaccaccacctcctcctcctcctccttttAATTCTTCTAAAGCCATCCCACTAGTCCCACCACCACCACTGCCCCCTCCCCCTTTTAATTCTTCTAAAGCTATCCCACTAgtcccaccaccaccacctcctccaTCTAATTCTTTTAAAGCCCTCCTATCAATCCCAAcacctccaccaccacctcctcAACACAATTCTTCTAGAGCCATCCCACTAGCTCCACCACCTCCCTCACTTACTTCTAAATCTAGTCAACCATCCCCTGCACCTCCACCACCTCTATTTTTGGGCAATGCTAATAATGCaccaccacctccacctccacctccaccgcCTTTAGGACCTACAAAGTCAGGTTCAATCCGGCCATCTCCACCACCAGCTCCCAAACTTCCTActgctcctcctcctcctccaccaaTTCCTGGCATGAAGCCAAGTCCTTCCACAATACTTGGACCAAAAAACTCTACAGTGCCACCACCACCTCCTCTATCTATTGGAAAAGGAAAAGTGACTTCAGAGCCAACAAGTCTTGGCAGAGGTCGATTAGCCAGTGGAGGTGGTATTGCTCCTAAGAAAACTTCATTAAAGCCCTTACATTGGGTGAAAGTTACTCGACCAGTGCAGGGTAGTTTATGGGCTGATTCTCAGAAACAGGAAAATCAGTCCAGGTGCGCTAAAGTTGGTATATTTATCATACATCACCTCTTTGATAAATTCTTTTAGATGCTAAAAAAACATCTTTCTATTGTCACCTGATGATCTTGAAAATTCTGGGTAGGGCCCCTGAAATAGATATGATGGAACTTGAAAGATTGTTCTCAGCGGTGTCAGATGCAAGTGGAACTAACAAAGTTGGAGTTCGACGTGGTTCTAGCCTCAATAAACCTGAGAAAGTGCAATTGGTAAtgccattttttcttttattttctaaattttttttggtgaaaAAGGTTGCATTTATTGCTCTTATTAATTGAAAAGAAGGTATAACTTGACCCTCTGCATCCATAATTTTCATTAGTAACATTACAGattatataatcaaatgaaatttgtttatcgtacttaagaagaaaaaaggaaagaaaactaGCAgtattaagagaaaaaaatttggaaGATCCTTGTCTACCTGAAatagagatgaaaaaataaaagtggtATGCATGAGAAAATGGATGGGAAGTAAAATTATGcatcataaaattaaagttagatATGCTATTGACTAATATTGCCTgctagttttttaaaattctttgttttctttcaaGCAAATATCTGAAATTTTAGTAACTACTTAGGGATAATTTATATCTGAAATTTTAGTAACTACTTAGGGATAATTTAGATCTTAGGCTTTCCAAAAAACCTGTTTTGCATTATGTTTGTCCTTGTGTAAATTTGATGCTTCCTTGAGAATTCAAAAGTATACTACGATCATATTTTTGtgtgtatatttttctttttactatcTTACCTAAACAAATCTGAAAAATCGCTGAAACATTAATTTTGACCTTGGCATTCTATTAACATTGGAGGATGAAAATTGTTTTAAGGGAATTGAATGAATTTCTGATGATATGGTACCTTCCTGGTGAGCCTGGTTATTGAGAAATGGCATCATTAGCGATAAACTAAAAGTTGCCAATTTCATTTATGCATATacatttgagatttttattcTTACTATTGGCATATGGATCAAGTTTGTTATTTTTGCTATATTTGACAGGTTGACTTGCGTAGAGCATATAATTGTGAAATAATGTTGACGAAAATAAAAATTCCTTTGCCAGATATGATTGTAAGTTCACCTCTGCTCCATGCTACAtgtcttaatatttttttcactgaCTCATGGGAATATCAATTTTCATTGAATCCATATTTCATAGTCTTTATGTAAAAGAGTTTGTTTGTCAAAAGAGCTCTTAAATTCCGAGATTTATCTCTTCATTTTATATGGTACTACAGTATCACATTTTGATTATGTTAATGTCTTTGTTTCAATCAAGTGTTAAATGTGCTTTAGCTATCTGATTGATTTCCAAATGATCTTAGTACTGTATTTTTAACCAAGGAATATAATGATATTGCTGCATCCATGAACTTAGAAAATATTGCAAATTACCTCTACTTCTGCAAACTTAGAGAAGTCCCTTTATTAAAGTTCCATGCATCACACAGTGCTATGAGATAGCACTGGTCTTCTCTCCATTTTCTCGAAATGTATTTGTTTCTGTTCAGGTTTTCTGTCACTTGCCTTTCTTGGAAGAAAATGTCAGGGATGGCCAGTTGTGATATTGACATCTCAGGAATTTATTTTGTgcaaattatttatgttttgcaTCTTGCCTGATCTTGGTGTGCAAGTTGATTTAATAATCTTGTTGCTATGCCATGATTTGAGGTGTGGCTTTAGTACACCATACATGAGAGGTTTCTAATTCAAGAGCTGGGGAGGTTTCTGATCCCTCTGAGGCAATTAAGTTTTGCTTCTTATGTTCATGAGTAAGTTGTAGCAATTTGTATTTAGATTGTCGAATATGGATGTACAagttcaaatgaaaataaattatactacAACAATCAACATGTTGCATACTGTCAGAAATGGTTTGTTATTGTTTGGGGATGCGGAAGTGATGAATGTATGGACTGCTAATGTTAGGATACATTTTGGTGTTGATCATTTGACTGGTTAGGGACGTGGATCTTGACTGGAGATATGGTAAGAGTGTGATGTGAGAGGTTTTGGAGGTTGGAGCTATATCTTTAAGGCTTTGTTAGTACTGTATCTTTGATTTCTTATTTCTAGTCCTAAATGATTGTTCACATAGGAGCTAGGGAGTGTGTTGCCTTGCCATGTTTCTTTGCAGTTTTCtttagtaatataaaaaaacacgATATTGATGTTGATTTTTGCAATTCTATGATGGAACTTTCCATCTTGCAACAATTATCATGATTCATATTGTTGTGGTATTTATCTGGTAAGCAGTGATATTCGTGAGCCAAAAATCAATATTTGGTAAAAGTGGTGAAAATTTTCCTGTCATTAGTTTGGGGACTAAGACAGTGGttactatatttattttctGCTAGAAAACTGACTCTATTCTTTGTCCCAATTAATTttgctttctctctctctctctctctccccctttttaaaaattaacttgtGTTCCctcttatatttgatttttgaacattttattcttgaaattgatgttctttttctgttttgtttgtGTTTCCAGAGTGCAATTCTAGCTTTGGATTCTTCTGCTCTAGACATTGATCAGGTTGAGAACCTAATCAAATTCTGTCCCACTAAGGAAGAAATTGATATGCTGAAGGTAATCCTATATGTTCATATGAACCTTTTACAGAGTAAGTGATATGTTTCTGTATATATGTCTGACATGTTATTGTTTCCATTTTCAGAATTATTCAGGTAACAAGGACATGCTTGGAAACTGTGAACAGGTCTGTTCAGATGACTTATGTCTTAAAAATAGTTTCACTCATTAAATTTACATATGATCTTCTAGTGTGAGAGGGacagagagagatagagagatGTTCCTAGGTGTCTACTTATGTATCACTAGGAGCAAAAGCTCACAAAAAgtgtcatttttttcttctttgttttttttggaTACGAATGGATCTTAGTTCTTAGATCAGACATTGGCACTTAAGAACCCCAGATGGGTTGGCAGGTTCACAAATAGACCAGTTGGTAAGTGCTACTTGACTAGTGTGTGGATTTTTCTGGTTGACTTGATTGGGATGATTGGATCATTTAGTAAGGTTTTGAGGGGTTACTTTGATTGGTTTGTAGACTGGTTCTCCAGTTTTCTGGCTGATTTGATTAGCTTGGTCCAGTTTTTAAAAACATGACTTATGTAATTATCTTGAATATGTGCAGGtacctttttttattattctaatatacTTTTCATCATATGACGTTTCAGTTCTTCATGGCATTGATGAAGGTTCCACGAGTAGAAGCTAAGTTACgagttttttcctttaaaatcaCCTTTTGTAGTCAGGTATACTTCCAGGCAGTTCGTATATTGAATTCTGCATACTATTATTATTGATGGTATACGGTGTTTAATTTCGCAATTTTATGAAAGGTTGAGGATTTAAGACGTAACCTGAATACCATTAATGCTGCTTCCAGAGAGGtaacttcaaaattaatattgtaatatttatgaatatacaaattatttgcATTCTATCTTGCTCATATTTTCAGGTAAAAGAATCGGTGAAATTGCGTCAGATAATGCAGACTATTCTCACATTAGGAAATGCTTTGAATCAAGGCACAGTTCGAGGTGCAACTTTgttggttaaattttaatttttgacagTCTTGTGCAATTTGCTTCTGATGCCTGTATTTTTATCATTGGTTTATTTTGTATTGTATTGCAGGATCTGCTGTAGGGTTCAAATTGGACAGCCTTCTCAAATTATCTGACACTCGTGCCAGAAACAACAAAATGACTCTAATGCATTACTTGTGCAAGgtagaataactaaaataatgttTCAAGTTTTTACCTGGATCATAAGTGGGTAttgtaaaatagtaatttagtTCTTCTCTCTCAGACTGTTGGGAGGCAAAATCTACCACAGTTAATTGATACTTATCAGGAAAAACGAACCTAATGCTTGtgtcataattcatcaaaagcATTTTCTAAAATCCTGCATTATGAATTTTCCATTTGGCATTTTTGATGTAAGAATGGGTTTTTTTGTGATAactttgtaatatttttgtCTTCATTAGCTTCTTGCTGAGAAAATGCCGGAGTTGCTGGATTTTGACAAGGATCTTGTTCATTTGGAAGCTGCATCGAAGGTATAATTATTTCTGTTTTCTTATTAGGATTAACTTGTTAATGATAGCCTTGCCTTTCTGCTTCAATAGCGTGCTTTTCTTGTTTTCATTAACTTTTCCTTCACATCAAATAACTAGATTCAATTGAAAATTCTGGCTGAAGAAATGCAAGCTGTAAGTAAGGGTCTTGAGAAGGTTGAACAAGAATTGTCAGCTTCAGAAAATGATGGTGCTATTTCCGTGGGCTTTCAGAAGGTGAGAATAATAATGACACCTGCTCACTctataaaataatcttttgtataaaaaacacatggttaaatattttaaatagaataaaatcaaGGAAAATTTCTGTACCCTTAAGATTATGGCATATGTAGATTGATTCAAGCAACTTGCTAACTATCTCTTGTGCAATAGTTTTAGATATATGCCTCAGTTAATTCATAATTTGGTGTTTCCTTTAGTAGAGATTCTTGCTTTACTTCCCAGCTGTATGAGACAAAATAGGACATTAATACCCAATAAGGAAATTTTACTGGTTAATCATTGACTTTATCCTGGATATCAATGGTATTGTTACTAGTGGCCATTTACTTATTTATGTCTTGTTACTGGTTGATTCTGTGTGGTCCATGTGTTCTCATGTAAACAGCATAGAATCCTTACATAGATGGGTTTTAAAAATCCTTTGATTTGAAGTTAACTTGATCATAATCAAAATGCAAAGATCTTAAAAGTATAATCTGTAGAAGATTCAGAATCAGCCAGTCTTTGTAGTAATTTGAATAATCTCAGAAATCCACTAATGTAGGCAGAACTGGAAGAACTTGGCAGATAGGAACTGAGCAAGACCAGTAGAGACATGAATACAAACCACTAGCAAGTGTGCTTAAGGAAACAACTTGGCCTGATCAAAACTGAACTTAAGCTGCTATTTCAAGTAGTTTGTGTTAATTCATAGCCTGATTAATTTTTCCTTGAtaaataattcttcaaattatgCAACAGAATTTTGTGTGAACAATTTGATCATAGCTGTGATTATTGGGTCTAAGGTTCTCTGCTGTTAACACAAAATTGTGtatgtttcctttttctttccccTCTAAAGAGGTGCTTGGGAAAGCGCATTTTAAcatagttaaaatattttttcttacctCACCCACTATCTTCTTTaactaataatgataataacTTGCATGGTTTTACATATCTTGTTTCATTCTTTTGGAAGAGCATCATAGATCTAAGTTGTGTTGTTAAGTAGTTAAACTATGTGAAGAGCTTATTTCATCTAAGAGAGTGTCCTGTACTAATTCCACAGTGAGCTTGTTTCCTTAGACGTGAACTTTCTTGATGAACATGATAATGATGTTCAGTAGCATGCCAAAACATTTTTTAGCAAACATGTGCTTTGCATTAACATATAAACTTCCTGCTTTTCAGGTGTTGATAAATTTTCTTGACACTGCTGAAGCTGATGTAAGGGCCCTTATATCCTTATATTCTGAAGTGGTGAGTCTAAGATTTCAGCCCGTATACTGAAGTGCATTTTAGCTCTAGTTTGCATCTTAAGAACGGATTCTGTTTCAGGGGAGAAATGCAGATTCATTGTCCCATTACTTTGGTGAAGATCCAGCTCGGTGTCCTTTTGAGCAAGGTTTGATacatttttctataatttgtcTAAACTACCAGTACAtttgatgaagaagaat from Mangifera indica cultivar Alphonso chromosome 8, CATAS_Mindica_2.1, whole genome shotgun sequence includes:
- the LOC123224086 gene encoding formin-like protein 14 codes for the protein MSLLSRFFYRRPPDGLLEFVDRVYVFDSCFSTEVLPVGMYHIYLHEIITDLHEEFPDSSFLAFNFREGKKRSQFAEILCEYDVTVMDYPRQYEGCPLLPVSLIQHFLRVCESWLMMGNHQNIILLHCERGGWPLLAFLLASFLIFGKFHSGEHRTLEIVHREAPKGFLQLLSPLNPLPSQLRYLQYVARRNITPEWPPPERALSLDCVILRAIPNFDAQNGCRPLIRVFGRNLHSMGGLSTQMLFSMGKKKKTLRHYHQADCDVIKIDIQCFVQGDVVLECVHLDLDPEREVMMFRIMFNTAFIRSNIMMLNSENLDILWDSKEQYPKGFRAEVLFGEVDSISPPEAPTTILNGEEKGGLPIEAFSRVQELFSEVEWVDSSDDAALWLLKQLSDLSDAKELSRQQNSGSSYTSPVDSEEESTASCVAEADSLDEAFDVFPKPIADTEKLLPSNTTNLVTFTSENGGAHNNIVTSEPLDQVYAETILSPLHPQSIVPTDGILPCSPPSLSLSPPITHISDPQTPPLFISEGIPAPPLLPPALPFSNALPPPPPPPPPPPPFNSSKAIPLVPPPPLPPPPFNSSKAIPLVPPPPPPPSNSFKALLSIPTPPPPPPQHNSSRAIPLAPPPPSLTSKSSQPSPAPPPPLFLGNANNAPPPPPPPPPPLGPTKSGSIRPSPPPAPKLPTAPPPPPPIPGMKPSPSTILGPKNSTVPPPPPLSIGKGKVTSEPTSLGRGRLASGGGIAPKKTSLKPLHWVKVTRPVQGSLWADSQKQENQSRAPEIDMMELERLFSAVSDASGTNKVGVRRGSSLNKPEKVQLVDLRRAYNCEIMLTKIKIPLPDMISAILALDSSALDIDQVENLIKFCPTKEEIDMLKNYSGNKDMLGNCEQFFMALMKVPRVEAKLRVFSFKITFCSQVEDLRRNLNTINAASREVKESVKLRQIMQTILTLGNALNQGTVRGSAVGFKLDSLLKLSDTRARNNKMTLMHYLCKLLAEKMPELLDFDKDLVHLEAASKIQLKILAEEMQAVSKGLEKVEQELSASENDGAISVGFQKVLINFLDTAEADVRALISLYSEVGRNADSLSHYFGEDPARCPFEQVTQILVVFVKMFKKAREENEKQADAEKKKLEKEAMKDKAAANLSAKKDGVSTYNLRHNIQVQK